Proteins encoded together in one Campylobacter peloridis LMG 23910 window:
- a CDS encoding rhodanese-like domain-containing protein, which produces MKNIAISKDILHDFCIIDVRTPSEWRSGVIKEAELIALCDDNGFMNENFIQEFQTKIDYKNKNIAFVCATGSRSKHTAIMIEDALGIECTNLDGGMVALLSQGYEATKKEG; this is translated from the coding sequence ATGAAAAATATAGCTATTTCTAAAGATATTTTACATGATTTTTGCATTATAGATGTAAGAACTCCAAGTGAATGGAGAAGTGGAGTTATAAAAGAAGCAGAACTTATAGCACTTTGTGATGATAATGGCTTTATGAATGAAAATTTCATACAAGAATTTCAAACAAAAATAGATTATAAAAACAAAAATATAGCCTTTGTATGTGCTACAGGATCAAGAAGTAAGCATACTGCTATAATGATAGAAGATGCCCTAGGTATAGAATGTACCAATCTTGATGGTGGTATGGTAGCACTTTTATCACAAGGCTATGAAGCTACAAAAAAGGAAGGTTGA
- the htpG gene encoding molecular chaperone HtpG produces MQFQTEVNQLLQLMIHSLYSNKEIFLRELISNASDALDKLSYLSVSDDAYKNLKFEPKIQINFNQEAKTLTISDNGIGMNKEDLINNLGTIAKSGTKSFLENLSGDAKKDSQLIGQFGVGFYSAFMVADKIEVLSKKALDDKAYLWISDANGYEIEEANKDEQGTCITLHLKDEEFLNSYRIESIVEKYSNHIQFPIFMEKEEYLPLEEGEKEPKKELKNTQINTASALWRQNKASLKADDYERFYEQNFHDSNKPMLYIHTKAEGSIEYNSLFFIPAQAPFDLYRVDYKSGLKLYVKRVFISDDDKELLPTYLRFVRGIIDVEDLPLNVSREILQENKILKSVQEASVKKILAELKKFKEKDKENYLKFHENFGKVLKEGLYGFGENKDAIAKLLYFKNSNKEELIDLEEYKQNLAKDQNEIFYISGKNEKLLRNSPLLESYKQKNINVLLLDEEIDTIVMPMMNEFEGLKFSAINHLASEETSEEQKAEFASLLIKIKEVLKDEVEEVKLSQRLSNSPSCIVYDQNKPDFAMQQILKQMGQEQQVKPILEINPNHEILKALKDNDNLTTEMAHILLNMAKLSEGMGIDNPSEFNNALNKIVSKALEK; encoded by the coding sequence ATGCAATTTCAAACAGAAGTAAATCAACTTTTACAATTAATGATACATTCTTTGTATTCTAACAAAGAAATATTTTTAAGAGAGCTTATTTCTAATGCAAGTGACGCACTTGATAAACTTAGTTATTTAAGCGTAAGTGATGATGCTTATAAAAATTTAAAATTTGAACCAAAAATTCAAATCAACTTCAATCAAGAAGCAAAAACCCTAACTATAAGCGACAACGGTATAGGGATGAATAAAGAAGATTTGATAAACAATCTTGGAACTATAGCAAAAAGTGGAACAAAAAGCTTTTTAGAAAATTTAAGTGGTGATGCTAAAAAAGACTCTCAACTTATAGGGCAATTTGGAGTTGGTTTTTATTCAGCTTTTATGGTAGCTGATAAAATAGAAGTTTTAAGCAAAAAAGCACTAGATGATAAAGCTTATCTTTGGATTTCTGATGCAAATGGTTATGAAATAGAAGAGGCAAACAAAGATGAACAAGGCACTTGCATAACCTTGCACTTAAAAGATGAAGAATTTTTAAATTCATACCGCATTGAAAGTATAGTTGAAAAATACTCAAATCATATACAATTTCCTATTTTTATGGAAAAAGAAGAGTATTTACCACTAGAAGAAGGTGAAAAAGAACCTAAAAAAGAATTAAAAAACACTCAAATTAACACAGCAAGTGCTTTATGGAGACAAAACAAAGCAAGCTTAAAAGCTGATGATTATGAAAGATTTTATGAGCAAAATTTCCATGATTCAAATAAACCTATGCTTTATATCCATACAAAAGCAGAAGGTTCTATAGAATACAATTCTTTATTTTTTATACCTGCACAAGCTCCATTTGATTTATATAGAGTAGATTACAAAAGTGGTTTAAAACTTTATGTAAAAAGAGTTTTTATAAGTGATGATGATAAAGAATTGCTCCCGACTTATTTAAGATTTGTAAGAGGTATTATAGATGTAGAAGATTTACCTTTAAATGTAAGTCGTGAAATTTTGCAAGAAAATAAAATTTTAAAAAGCGTTCAAGAAGCAAGTGTTAAAAAAATCCTAGCTGAACTTAAAAAATTTAAAGAAAAAGATAAAGAAAATTATCTTAAATTCCATGAAAATTTTGGAAAAGTTTTAAAAGAAGGTTTATATGGTTTTGGTGAAAATAAAGACGCTATAGCTAAGCTTTTATATTTTAAAAACTCAAATAAAGAAGAATTAATTGATCTTGAAGAATATAAACAAAACTTAGCCAAAGACCAAAATGAAATTTTTTATATTAGTGGCAAAAATGAAAAACTCTTAAGAAATTCACCACTTCTTGAAAGTTATAAACAAAAAAATATCAATGTTTTATTGCTTGATGAGGAAATTGATACTATAGTTATGCCTATGATGAATGAATTTGAAGGCTTAAAATTTAGTGCGATTAATCATCTAGCAAGCGAAGAAACTAGCGAAGAACAAAAGGCTGAATTTGCAAGCTTACTCATCAAAATAAAAGAAGTTTTAAAAGATGAAGTTGAAGAGGTAAAACTTAGCCAAAGACTTTCAAATAGTCCAAGCTGTATCGTTTATGATCAGAATAAACCTGATTTTGCTATGCAACAAATTCTTAAACAAATGGGGCAAGAACAACAAGTTAAACCTATACTTGAAATCAATCCTAACCATGAAATTTTAAAAGCTTTAAAAGACAATGATAATCTTACTACTGAGATGGCACATATTCTTTTAAACATGGCTAAACTTAGTGAGGGAATGGGTATAGATAATCCTAGTGAATTTAACAATGCTTTAAATAAAATCGTTTCTAAGGCTTTAGAAAAATGA
- the crcB gene encoding fluoride efflux transporter CrcB translates to MITILAIGFGGFLGAITRVLTSNFFNKIIPHDFPYGTLIVNIIGSFLMGLFFSYANSKGVNLLSKSIISTGFLSAFTTFSTFSYENLLFLQSGDYFHFFINVISNIALCLLAVWLGFLIFK, encoded by the coding sequence TTGATAACTATACTAGCTATAGGCTTTGGAGGTTTTTTGGGTGCAATTACTAGGGTATTAACTAGTAATTTTTTTAATAAAATCATTCCACATGATTTTCCTTATGGAACTTTGATAGTTAACATCATAGGTTCGTTCTTAATGGGTTTATTTTTTTCTTATGCTAACTCAAAAGGCGTTAATTTACTTAGTAAAAGTATAATTAGCACTGGATTTTTAAGTGCTTTTACAACTTTTTCAACTTTTTCTTATGAAAATTTGCTATTTTTGCAAAGTGGTGATTATTTTCATTTTTTCATCAATGTAATTTCAAATATTGCCCTTTGCCTTTTGGCAGTGTGGCTTGGATTTTTAATTTTTAAATAA
- a CDS encoding lysophospholipid acyltransferase family protein — protein MKIYQRFKALIFWIEFIFSIIFLCIAFLLIQSQDKIWKLRKSWAKLQKYIINYKIQTQGTLNSKTNLLLINHQSLLDIVALEDLCPKNISWIAKKELGELPVFKTLIKKPKIICIDRSPKGLVKLLKEAKERLKENRILAIFPEGTRSKTQKLLKFKIGAKILSEKLNLNVQPVVIVDSAKILDTQRFSANSGILKIIFLDLVDTSKEDWLEQTRKKMQEILDKERLQA, from the coding sequence GTGAAGATTTATCAAAGATTTAAAGCTTTAATTTTTTGGATAGAATTTATTTTTTCTATTATATTTTTATGTATAGCTTTTCTTTTAATACAATCTCAAGATAAAATTTGGAAACTAAGAAAATCGTGGGCGAAATTACAAAAATATATTATTAACTATAAAATTCAAACCCAAGGCACATTAAATTCAAAAACAAATTTGCTTTTAATTAATCACCAAAGTTTGCTAGATATAGTTGCTTTAGAAGATTTATGTCCAAAAAATATTTCATGGATAGCAAAAAAAGAATTAGGCGAGCTTCCTGTTTTTAAAACATTGATAAAAAAACCTAAAATTATATGCATAGATAGAAGCCCAAAAGGCCTAGTAAAACTCTTAAAAGAAGCCAAAGAAAGACTAAAAGAAAACAGAATTTTAGCAATTTTTCCAGAAGGGACAAGATCAAAAACACAAAAACTTTTAAAATTTAAAATTGGAGCTAAAATACTTAGTGAAAAATTAAATTTAAATGTTCAACCTGTGGTTATTGTGGATTCTGCTAAAATTTTAGACACACAACGCTTTAGTGCAAATAGCGGAATTTTAAAAATCATTTTTCTTGATCTTGTTGATACAAGCAAAGAAGACTGGCTTGAGCAAACTAGAAAAAAAATGCAAGAAATACTTGATAAAGAAAGGTTACAAGCTTGA
- a CDS encoding SH3 domain-containing protein, translating to MIKSFKVFLILLFSLTLYAQESSVFQDYDNLKKNYNSLDEQEKQIYNTIAPSDESNYDEKVPEQYNTTPQGSLVLNTKEYTEKAYVDEIFSIDLEVITDTKVNFDLNISFDKSEDMLWINQNPTWEQKANSYYTKLWFEAKSINATLNKIIVSLSRNDHIFQSSALIVKPIIFEKINAPLSKYSHIVASNLEVKQVKASHFDNNNMILFIELLGEDTNLASFNIKGIEKQGVEAIKGNFEKQSGFYYAILDKSKTRFDFSYFDKSKKELKDFSLKIELKEDSISTQSDLNPKTNDFYFYKQVFLWSLCALFALWFVLKKSYIAFGLAILTLMASFLAQNNIYKAILKAESKVQILPTLNSTHFYSGKYQQEVEVLDSRDDYKKILFNNGKIGWVKSEDLSKI from the coding sequence TTGATAAAATCCTTTAAAGTATTTTTGATTTTATTATTTAGTTTAACTTTATATGCTCAAGAAAGTAGTGTTTTTCAAGATTATGATAACTTAAAAAAAAATTATAATTCTTTAGACGAACAAGAAAAACAAATTTATAATACCATTGCACCAAGCGATGAGAGTAATTATGATGAAAAAGTTCCTGAGCAATACAATACTACCCCTCAAGGTTCTTTGGTTTTAAATACAAAAGAATATACCGAAAAGGCTTATGTTGATGAAATTTTTTCTATAGATTTAGAAGTAATTACTGATACAAAAGTTAATTTTGATTTAAACATTAGTTTTGATAAGAGTGAAGATATGCTTTGGATTAATCAAAATCCAACTTGGGAGCAAAAAGCTAACTCTTATTACACAAAACTTTGGTTTGAAGCAAAAAGTATTAATGCAACTTTAAATAAAATTATAGTTTCTTTAAGCAGAAATGATCATATTTTTCAAAGTTCTGCTTTAATTGTAAAACCAATAATTTTTGAAAAAATAAATGCCCCTTTAAGTAAATATTCACACATAGTAGCTTCTAATTTAGAAGTAAAGCAAGTTAAAGCAAGCCATTTTGATAATAATAATATGATTTTATTTATAGAGCTTCTAGGCGAAGATACTAATCTAGCCAGCTTTAATATCAAAGGCATAGAAAAACAAGGTGTTGAAGCTATAAAGGGAAATTTTGAAAAGCAAAGTGGGTTTTATTATGCCATTTTGGATAAAAGCAAAACACGCTTTGATTTTTCATATTTTGATAAATCAAAAAAAGAATTAAAAGATTTTTCATTAAAAATAGAATTAAAAGAAGATAGCATTAGCACACAAAGTGATTTAAACCCAAAAACAAATGATTTTTATTTTTATAAACAAGTGTTTTTATGGAGTTTATGCGCACTTTTTGCTTTGTGGTTTGTTTTGAAAAAAAGTTACATAGCATTTGGTTTGGCTATTTTAACTTTAATGGCAAGTTTCTTAGCACAAAATAACATTTATAAAGCTATTTTAAAAGCTGAAAGTAAAGTTCAAATTTTACCAACTTTAAATTCAACACATTTTTATTCTGGAAAATATCAACAAGAAGTAGAGGTTTTAGATTCAAGAGATGATTATAAAAAAATTTTATTTAATAATGGCAAAATAGGCTGGGTTAAAAGTGAAGATTTATCAAAGATTTAA